The following proteins are encoded in a genomic region of Nonomuraea muscovyensis:
- a CDS encoding PrsW family intramembrane metalloprotease — MTVHLRSALPIHRPSKALLIGLVISSLAAVVVLGIFMAGGGPVGFGLSLLLAVAPLPVLLAAVLSLDRLEPEPRLHLAFAFAWGAGVAVVLAIGLTLAGEALFARAGYGSQVVDAVGTVFLAPVIEEALKGSALLLLLRRRREIDGLTDGIVYASLAGLGFAAVENVGYYLSAYLQGGMGATMQLFLIRGLIDPLGHPVYTSMIGLGVAYALTRRGPARLAMIPLGYLAAVVLHGLWNGGASMQSLPWLGGAYLVIMAALVLLVVVTVRERRQLVGRMGAYLPWYRSTGLVTEQDITMLSSLPGRRRARKWARGEGLGRAMSDYQQAATELTLLHLRAEREGVDPDRFAAERDALLDVMARARRW, encoded by the coding sequence ATGACGGTCCACCTTCGGTCCGCGCTGCCGATCCACCGGCCCAGCAAGGCCCTGCTGATCGGCCTGGTGATCTCGAGCCTGGCGGCCGTCGTCGTGCTCGGGATCTTCATGGCGGGCGGCGGGCCCGTCGGCTTCGGCCTGTCGCTGCTGCTGGCGGTCGCGCCGCTGCCCGTGCTGCTCGCCGCGGTGCTCTCCCTCGACCGGCTGGAGCCGGAGCCGCGCCTGCACCTGGCGTTCGCGTTCGCGTGGGGGGCGGGCGTGGCGGTCGTGCTGGCGATCGGGCTCACGCTGGCCGGCGAGGCGCTGTTCGCGCGGGCCGGGTACGGCTCGCAGGTGGTCGACGCGGTGGGCACCGTGTTCCTGGCGCCGGTGATCGAGGAGGCGCTCAAGGGGTCGGCCTTACTGCTGCTCCTGCGCCGCAGGCGGGAGATCGACGGGCTCACCGACGGCATCGTGTACGCCTCCCTGGCCGGGCTCGGCTTCGCGGCCGTGGAGAACGTCGGCTACTACCTGAGCGCGTACCTGCAGGGCGGGATGGGCGCGACGATGCAGCTCTTCCTGATCCGGGGGCTCATCGACCCGCTCGGCCACCCCGTCTACACCTCGATGATCGGCCTCGGCGTGGCCTACGCCCTGACCCGGCGCGGGCCCGCCCGGCTGGCCATGATCCCGCTCGGCTACCTCGCGGCGGTCGTCCTGCACGGGCTGTGGAACGGCGGCGCCTCGATGCAGTCGCTGCCCTGGCTCGGCGGCGCCTACCTGGTCATCATGGCTGCGCTGGTGCTGCTCGTCGTGGTGACGGTGCGCGAGCGCCGGCAGCTCGTCGGCCGGATGGGGGCCTACCTGCCCTGGTACCGGTCCACCGGGCTGGTCACCGAGCAGGACATCACGATGCTGAGCTCGCTGCCCGGCCGCAGGCGCGCCCGGAAGTGGGCCAGGGGCGAGGGCCTGGGCCGGGCGATGAGCGACTACCAGCAGGCGGCGACCGAGCTCACGCTGCTCCACCTGCGGGCCGAGCGCGAGGGCGTGGACCCGGACCGGTTCGCCGCCGAGCGTGACGCGCTGCTCGACGTCATGGCGCGCGCCCGCCGCTGGTAG
- a CDS encoding pyridoxamine 5'-phosphate oxidase family protein has translation MPDESHGPGGAPLGDEQLSSLLGSQRFGALATGTGGGRPHVSTVRYAWDPAQRVVRISTTADRLKVGRLHEDPRGALYVASDDFGSFAVAEGLAELSPVSTEPGDEVSRELLALRPEPRDAAEEAAYLRRMVADRRMVIRLRVTRLYGTVVPATRP, from the coding sequence ATGCCGGACGAAAGCCACGGACCGGGCGGCGCGCCTCTCGGGGACGAGCAGTTGTCGAGCCTGCTGGGCAGCCAGCGGTTCGGCGCGCTGGCGACCGGCACGGGCGGCGGCCGCCCCCACGTGTCCACGGTCCGGTACGCCTGGGACCCCGCCCAGCGGGTGGTGCGGATCTCGACGACCGCCGACCGGCTCAAGGTGGGCCGGCTGCACGAGGACCCGCGCGGCGCCCTCTACGTGGCCAGCGACGACTTCGGGTCGTTCGCGGTGGCCGAGGGCCTGGCGGAGCTGTCGCCGGTGAGCACCGAGCCGGGCGACGAGGTGAGCCGGGAGCTGCTGGCCCTGCGGCCGGAGCCCCGCGACGCGGCGGAGGAGGCCGCGTACCTGCGGCGGATGGTCGCCGACCGGCGCATGGTGATCAGGTTGCGGGTGACGCGGCTGTACGGGACCGTGGTCCCGGCCACCCGACCCTGA
- a CDS encoding ABC transporter permease, whose protein sequence is MDVRDLAGEALAGMLARPVRTALTTLGTVLGITTLVVTLGVAATAGNQIVGRFDELTATAVTVDVPEHDSPLVAWDAVDQVTRLRGVSSAAALAESDESANVAVRANRLVDPTRAGGRTLTVVSATPGLPSAARGRMMLGRFFDQGHVARKERVVVLGEQAARLLGVTRLDRSPAVFIGEQPYTVIGVLGDLRRERNLSSAVLIPPTIGRRFGLRDVTRVLVNTRLGAAELIAGQAPAALSPGHRNLLQVTAPATPTRARDAVQGDVNALFLILGLVSLVVGAVGIANVTLVTVMERKPEIGLRRALGAARRHIAGQFLLESTLVGLTGGVIGASLGVAAIVAISAARQWTPVLDVRLAAAAPLAGAVVGLLAGLYPALRAARMEPVEALR, encoded by the coding sequence ATGGACGTGCGCGACCTCGCCGGCGAGGCTCTCGCCGGGATGCTGGCCCGGCCGGTCCGGACGGCGCTCACCACGCTCGGGACGGTGCTCGGCATCACGACGCTCGTCGTCACGCTCGGCGTGGCGGCCACGGCCGGCAACCAGATCGTCGGCCGGTTCGACGAGCTGACCGCCACGGCCGTCACCGTGGACGTGCCCGAGCACGACTCGCCGCTCGTGGCCTGGGACGCCGTCGACCAGGTGACCCGGCTGCGCGGCGTGTCGTCGGCGGCGGCGCTGGCCGAGAGCGACGAGAGCGCGAACGTCGCCGTGCGCGCCAACCGGCTCGTCGACCCGACCAGGGCCGGTGGGCGGACGCTCACCGTGGTGTCCGCCACACCCGGCCTGCCGTCCGCCGCGCGCGGGCGCATGATGCTGGGCCGCTTCTTCGACCAGGGGCACGTGGCCAGGAAGGAACGGGTCGTGGTGCTCGGTGAGCAGGCGGCCCGGCTGCTCGGCGTCACCAGGCTCGACCGGTCGCCCGCCGTGTTCATCGGCGAGCAGCCCTACACGGTCATCGGCGTTCTCGGCGACCTGCGCCGCGAGCGCAACCTGAGCAGCGCCGTGCTCATCCCGCCCACCATCGGCCGCAGGTTCGGACTGCGCGACGTCACCCGGGTGCTGGTCAACACCCGGCTCGGCGCCGCCGAGCTGATCGCCGGGCAGGCGCCGGCCGCGCTCAGCCCCGGCCACCGCAACCTGCTCCAGGTCACCGCCCCGGCCACGCCGACCAGGGCGCGGGACGCCGTGCAGGGCGACGTCAACGCCCTGTTCCTGATCCTCGGGCTGGTCTCGCTGGTCGTCGGCGCCGTCGGCATCGCCAACGTCACGCTGGTCACGGTGATGGAGCGCAAGCCCGAGATCGGGCTGCGCCGGGCGCTGGGCGCGGCGCGCCGGCACATCGCGGGCCAGTTCCTGCTGGAGTCGACGCTGGTCGGGCTGACGGGCGGGGTGATCGGCGCCAGCCTGGGGGTGGCGGCGATCGTGGCGATCTCGGCCGCCCGGCAGTGGACGCCCGTGCTGGACGTGCGGCTGGCGGCGGCGGCGCCGCTGGCCGGGGCCGTGGTGGGGCTGCTGGCCGGGCTGTATCCGGCGCTGCGCGCCGCCCGCATGGAGCCGGTCGAGGCGCTGCGCTGA
- a CDS encoding ABC transporter ATP-binding protein, with protein sequence MSEPVIELAGIGRDYAADPPVRALSGVSLSVGRADYLAVAGPSGSGKSTLLNVLGLLDRPSTGSYRLDGVETTTLADGARTRLRGRRIGFVFQAFHLLAHRSVVENVMLAELYGRHPRRGRRERALAALERVGLGHRAGFPPDRLSGGERQRAAIARALLGGPSLLLCDEPTGNLDSRNTEGVLDLFDELREQGLTIIVITHESEVGERAARRARIVDGVLTEE encoded by the coding sequence GTGTCTGAGCCGGTCATCGAGCTGGCGGGCATCGGCCGCGACTACGCCGCCGACCCGCCCGTGCGCGCCCTGTCGGGCGTCAGCCTGAGCGTCGGACGGGCCGACTACCTGGCCGTCGCCGGCCCGTCCGGCTCCGGCAAGTCCACCCTGCTCAACGTGCTCGGTCTGCTCGACCGGCCGTCCACGGGCAGCTACCGGCTCGACGGCGTCGAGACGACGACGCTCGCCGACGGCGCGCGGACCAGGCTGCGCGGCCGGCGCATCGGGTTCGTGTTCCAGGCGTTCCACCTGCTGGCACACCGCAGCGTGGTGGAGAACGTGATGCTCGCCGAGCTGTACGGCCGGCACCCCCGGCGCGGGCGGCGCGAACGCGCGCTGGCCGCGCTGGAGCGGGTCGGGCTCGGGCACCGCGCAGGGTTCCCGCCCGACCGGCTGTCCGGCGGCGAGCGGCAGCGGGCCGCCATCGCCCGCGCGCTGCTCGGCGGCCCGTCCCTGCTGCTGTGCGACGAGCCCACCGGCAACCTCGACAGCCGCAACACCGAAGGCGTCCTCGACCTGTTCGACGAGCTGCGGGAGCAGGGCCTGACCATCATCGTCATCACGCACGAGAGCGAGGTCGGCGAGCGGGCCGCGCGCCGGGCCAGGATCGTCGACGGCGTGCTGACGGAGGAGTGA
- a CDS encoding peptidoglycan-binding protein: MKSPRKVLLIVLAGVLVIAGAGWAVSTRLRSPADEAALRRPPRPSLVTAPVERVKLTSTVVVSGTLEYGSPLAVTLAGVVGGQDALQRATRAPRPGRLREGGLLMEVNGRPVFVLTGKVPMHRTIVPGAKGADVRQLQRALRRLGHRPPVTGVFDRATVAAVTRFYARKGYTAQQPTLEARQQRETLRKAVRTARETLAAERRALDAGRDVLPLKTRMSNAEADLKAAERALDRAVRQRLTPEEETRWDAAEAAVRAAEEKLLEAEQALAEATRPPTAAPTASTAGPTPTTTAPSPGPAPTPPADTRLPELRVANARAELDAARAALDRLEREAGEARAGRLEEARKTVRDRKEALRTAEQALRQARHLSPARLKVAGAKEDLAAAGALLAEFERTYGTTIPPGEIVFLPKLPVRLHKTQVKAGETVEKAVATVTGSSFVVAGAVEAADADLLKEGMRAVIETETGRTYPATLTAIGERAAGVAARQKDDGEQEAGSEPVLITPSSAAGLKRWSGETVTARVTVGATGAQVLAVPSAAVVTAADGRPRVQVEVAPDQVKEVEVRTGLTADGKVEVTGDLRAGDRVVVGGV, translated from the coding sequence ATGAAATCCCCTCGTAAGGTTCTGCTCATCGTGCTCGCCGGCGTCCTCGTGATCGCGGGCGCCGGATGGGCCGTCAGCACCCGCCTGCGCTCCCCGGCCGACGAGGCCGCGCTGCGCAGGCCGCCGAGACCGTCGCTGGTCACGGCGCCCGTCGAGCGGGTCAAGCTGACCAGCACCGTCGTCGTCAGCGGCACCCTGGAGTACGGCTCCCCCCTCGCGGTCACGCTGGCCGGTGTCGTCGGCGGGCAGGACGCGCTGCAGCGGGCCACCCGGGCGCCGCGTCCCGGCCGGCTCAGGGAGGGCGGCCTGCTCATGGAGGTCAACGGCCGCCCGGTGTTCGTCCTCACCGGCAAGGTGCCGATGCACCGCACGATCGTCCCCGGCGCGAAGGGGGCCGACGTCAGACAGCTCCAGCGGGCGCTGCGCCGGCTCGGCCACCGGCCGCCCGTCACCGGGGTGTTCGACCGGGCGACCGTCGCCGCCGTCACCCGCTTCTACGCCAGGAAGGGGTACACCGCCCAGCAACCGACCCTGGAGGCCAGGCAGCAGCGCGAGACGCTGCGCAAAGCCGTACGGACCGCGCGCGAGACCCTCGCGGCGGAACGCAGGGCGCTCGACGCCGGCCGGGACGTGCTGCCGCTGAAGACCAGGATGAGCAACGCCGAGGCGGACCTGAAGGCGGCCGAGCGCGCGCTCGACCGGGCCGTGCGGCAGCGGCTCACTCCGGAGGAGGAGACGAGGTGGGACGCCGCCGAAGCCGCCGTGCGGGCCGCCGAGGAGAAGCTCCTGGAAGCCGAACAGGCGCTCGCCGAGGCCACGAGGCCGCCCACCGCCGCACCCACCGCATCCACTGCCGGGCCCACGCCCACGACCACAGCACCCTCTCCGGGACCCGCGCCCACGCCGCCCGCCGACACCCGGTTGCCGGAACTCCGGGTCGCCAACGCCCGGGCGGAGCTGGACGCCGCCCGGGCGGCTCTCGACCGGCTGGAACGCGAGGCCGGCGAGGCCCGGGCCGGGCGGCTGGAGGAGGCGCGCAAGACCGTACGCGACAGGAAGGAGGCCCTGCGGACCGCCGAGCAGGCACTGCGCCAGGCTCGGCACCTCTCACCGGCGCGGCTCAAGGTGGCCGGCGCGAAGGAGGACCTGGCAGCCGCGGGGGCGCTGCTCGCTGAGTTCGAGCGCACGTACGGCACCACCATCCCGCCCGGTGAGATCGTCTTCTTGCCCAAGCTGCCCGTCCGCCTGCACAAGACGCAGGTCAAGGCCGGTGAGACAGTCGAGAAGGCGGTCGCCACCGTGACCGGCTCGTCGTTCGTCGTCGCGGGCGCCGTCGAGGCCGCCGACGCCGACCTGCTCAAGGAGGGCATGCGGGCGGTCATCGAGACCGAGACCGGCAGGACGTACCCCGCCACGCTGACCGCCATCGGGGAGCGGGCGGCCGGCGTGGCCGCCAGGCAGAAGGACGACGGCGAGCAGGAGGCCGGCTCCGAGCCCGTCCTGATCACCCCGTCGTCGGCGGCCGGGCTGAAGCGCTGGTCCGGGGAGACGGTCACGGCCCGCGTGACGGTCGGCGCCACCGGCGCGCAGGTGCTGGCCGTCCCGTCGGCCGCCGTGGTGACCGCCGCCGACGGCCGCCCGCGGGTGCAGGTCGAGGTGGCGCCGGACCAGGTCAAGGAGGTCGAGGTGCGCACCGGGCTCACCGCGGACGGCAAGGTCGAGGTGACCGGCGACCTGCGCGCGGGCGACCGGGTGGTGGTGGGCGGTGTCTGA